A single Opisthocomus hoazin isolate bOpiHoa1 chromosome 1, bOpiHoa1.hap1, whole genome shotgun sequence DNA region contains:
- the LOC104332721 gene encoding LOW QUALITY PROTEIN: putative tRNA methyltransferase 9B (The sequence of the model RefSeq protein was modified relative to this genomic sequence to represent the inferred CDS: substituted 2 bases at 2 genomic stop codons) — MAKEAIQLKRDHVHSAYENITPCFSDRRYKARPKVQQFISEQEPGSLIADIGCGNGKXLHISSEVYKLGCDYCFPLVESARNEDHKVMVCHSLRLPNRSECFDAVLSVAVIHHFLTEKRRMXAIKEMARVLRVGGQLMIYVWAMEQKRRRFEKQDVFVPWNPSPPSCSSGP, encoded by the exons ATGGCGAAGGAGGCAATCCAACTCAAGAGGGACCATGTTCACAGTGCATATGAGAATATTACTCCTTGTTTCAGTGACAGACGCTACAAGGCACGGCCAAAGGTGCAGCAGTTCATTTCAGAGCAGGAACCAGGCAGCCTGATTGCTGATATTG GCTGCGGAAACGGCAAATAACTTCACATCAGTTCTGAAGTCTATAAACTGGGTTGTGACTACTGTTTCCCATTGGTGGAATCAGCACGAAATGAAGACCATAAAGTAATGGTATGCCATAGCTTGCGTCTGCCTAATAGAAGTGAGTGCTTTGATGCTGTCCTGTCTGTTGCTG TCATTCACCATTTTTTAACGGAAAAGAGGCGCATGTGAGCAATAAAAGAGATGGCTCGCGTCTTGAGAGTAGGAGGCCAGTTAATGATATATGTGTGGGCAATGGAGCAAAAACGGAGAAGATTTGAAAAGCAAGACGTCTTTGTTCCTTGGAATCCTTCACCTCCTTCCTGCTCCTCAG